From the genome of Tindallia californiensis, one region includes:
- a CDS encoding ArsR/SmtB family transcription factor: MEYSYAQYVSTMKAISDETRLRILDMLSCGEMCACDILEKLSISQSTLSYHMKILSKSGLVNAIRDGAWIRYTLNKQKTDEIIVFLKRITTEKENCICQLCSDHQSKRC, translated from the coding sequence ATGGAATATTCCTATGCTCAATACGTATCTACGATGAAAGCGATATCTGATGAAACGCGTTTAAGAATCTTGGACATGTTATCATGTGGAGAGATGTGTGCCTGCGATATATTAGAAAAACTAAGCATCTCTCAATCAACACTTAGTTATCATATGAAAATATTATCTAAAAGTGGTCTTGTTAATGCAATACGTGACGGAGCGTGGATTAGATACACGCTGAACAAACAAAAAACAGATGAGATCATTGTTTTCTTAAAAAGAATAACAACTGAAAAAGAAAATTGTATTTGTCAACTATGCAGTGATCATCAATCAAAAAGATGTTAG
- the arsB gene encoding ACR3 family arsenite efflux transporter, protein MRKEKNSGIRFFERYLTLWVTLCMAIGILIGKYLPSIPRFLARFEYAEVSIPIAILIWLMIYPMMLKVDFQSLKNVSKSPKGLYVTWITNWLIKPFSMYIIAYVFFYVIFKGLISPELAESYLIGAVLLGAAPCTAMVFVWSHLTKGNPAYTVVQVATNNIILMFAFTPIVALLLGLSGVTVPWDTLIISVILFVVIPLSGGIFTRQQVIKNRGEAYFKNQFIPKFNNVTIGGLLLTLIIIFSFQGDVILQNPLHVALIAIPLTIQTFFIFFVAYFAAKLLKLNHSVAAPAGMIGASNFFELAVAVAITLFGPTSPVALATIVGVLVEVPVMLTLVKIANRTTAWFPSDRIKGGVMHEQYH, encoded by the coding sequence ATGAGGAAAGAAAAAAACAGTGGCATTCGTTTTTTTGAACGATACTTAACACTTTGGGTGACGTTATGTATGGCGATAGGAATATTGATTGGAAAATACCTGCCGAGTATTCCTCGGTTTTTAGCTCGCTTTGAATATGCAGAAGTATCAATTCCGATCGCTATTCTCATATGGTTAATGATTTATCCAATGATGTTGAAGGTGGATTTTCAAAGTCTAAAAAATGTTAGTAAAAGCCCGAAAGGTTTATATGTTACATGGATTACAAACTGGTTGATAAAACCGTTCTCGATGTATATCATTGCATATGTATTTTTCTATGTCATCTTTAAGGGGCTGATATCTCCGGAACTTGCAGAAAGCTATTTAATCGGAGCTGTTTTGCTAGGAGCAGCCCCTTGCACGGCAATGGTTTTTGTTTGGAGTCATTTAACAAAAGGGAATCCAGCGTATACCGTTGTTCAGGTTGCTACCAATAATATTATTTTAATGTTCGCCTTTACTCCGATTGTTGCTTTACTATTAGGTCTTAGTGGGGTGACGGTTCCTTGGGATACGCTTATTATTTCTGTTATATTATTCGTGGTTATTCCGTTATCAGGAGGGATATTTACTAGACAGCAAGTGATAAAAAATAGAGGAGAAGCGTATTTTAAGAATCAATTTATCCCTAAGTTTAATAATGTTACCATAGGTGGGTTATTATTAACACTAATCATTATTTTCTCTTTTCAAGGAGATGTCATTCTTCAGAATCCGTTGCATGTTGCACTAATAGCAATACCGTTAACCATACAAACGTTTTTTATTTTCTTTGTCGCCTATTTTGCAGCTAAGCTTTTGAAACTTAATCATAGCGTAGCGGCACCGGCAGGGATGATTGGTGCTTCCAATTTCTTTGAACTTGCCGTTGCTGTTGCCATTACATTATTTGGTCCTACTTCGCCAGTTGCATTAGCTACGATAGTAGGTGTTTTAGTAGAAGTGCCTGTGATGCTTACGCTTGTTAAAATTGCCAATCGAACAACCGCCTGGTTCCCTTCCGATAGGATTAAAGGAGGTGTTATGCATGAACAATACCATTAA